In Streptomyces seoulensis, the following are encoded in one genomic region:
- a CDS encoding DUF6344 domain-containing protein, which yields MARNKVMTLWTAIVTAFLALCTALGLVTATAPVASAQAGNPSHGSTEHSAPEAPAAVSHQARPPARSLPPTMKQRIRAEAHGKSPNCRHRSLAGREAGTVAPHRVNAPDRTETTHRQESTEQYASHLDC from the coding sequence ATGGCCAGGAACAAGGTCATGACGTTGTGGACCGCCATCGTCACCGCCTTCCTCGCGCTGTGCACGGCGCTCGGACTCGTCACCGCGACCGCACCGGTCGCCTCGGCCCAGGCCGGGAACCCGAGTCACGGCAGCACGGAGCACAGCGCACCGGAGGCACCGGCGGCCGTCAGCCATCAGGCCCGGCCACCGGCCAGGTCCCTGCCCCCCACGATGAAGCAGCGCATCCGGGCCGAGGCCCACGGGAAGTCCCCCAACTGCCGGCACCGCTCACTGGCCGGCCGGGAAGCGGGCACCGTCGCCCCGCACCGCGTCAACGCCCCGGACCGCACCGAGACCACGCACCGGCAGGAGAGCACCGAGCAGTACGCGTCCCACCTGGACTGCTGA
- a CDS encoding DLW-39 family protein, protein MKKLLLVALAAIGGLLVYRQIQADRAEQDLWTEATDSVPTGS, encoded by the coding sequence GTGAAGAAGCTGCTCCTGGTCGCACTGGCCGCCATCGGCGGTCTCCTTGTGTACCGCCAGATCCAGGCGGATCGCGCCGAGCAGGACCTGTGGACGGAGGCCACCGACTCCGTGCCCACCGGTTCCTGA